In the Topomyia yanbarensis strain Yona2022 chromosome 3, ASM3024719v1, whole genome shotgun sequence genome, one interval contains:
- the LOC131694099 gene encoding protein embryonic gonad-like, producing the protein MNQQCKVCGEPAAGFHFGAFTCEGCKSFFGRTYNNLSSISECKNNGECVINKKNRTACKACRLRKCLVVGMSKSGSRYGRRSNWFKIHCLLQEQQAHKNNNNNNLASNNNDTSSSNNNNNSSSNNNGSRNINSPVLLPNGFLPANFLSNLCNNNNNNVTMKKELKRPCSPSDSGASSADPEESPGFKDPFVRSNHVKSPKIEVPEVTLTKISPKVSRTPSSSSSSTVATTADSFRPLLDRISPYPPPSAGFRPETTSYFPMPFAIPPVSLALIASSKHIHEQHEPIDLSMKSKSSSSSGSPQRLGSTSPLLAEIPDSGVLSSVETSPPRPVPLDLTFVRTKALSG; encoded by the coding sequence TCATTCTTTGGTCGCACATACAACAATTTGTCATCAATTTCGGAATGTAAAAACAACGGCGAATGTGTCATCAACAAAAAGAATCGCACCGCTTGCAAGGCGTGCCGACTCCGCAAATGTCTGGTGGTTGGAATGTCCAAAAGCGGTTCTCGATACGGTCGGCGGTCGAACTGGTTCAAAATTCATTGTTTGCTGCAGGAGCAGCAAGCCCATAagaacaataacaacaacaatctCGCCAGCAATAATAACGATACCAGCAGtagcaacaacaataacaacagcagcagcaacaacaatgGAAGTAGGAATATCAATTCTCCTGTGCTACTACCGAATGGATTTCTTCCTGCGAACTTTCTTTCAAATCTCTGcaacaataataacaacaacGTAACGATGAAGAAGGAGCTGAAGAGACCCTGCTCACCTAGCGATTCGGGTGCATCCTCCGCAGATCCCGAAGAGAGTCCTGGTTTCAAAGATCCCTTTGTGAGGAGTAACCATGTGAAGTCACCCAAGATAGAAGTTCCCGAGGTGACCCTTACTAAGATCAGTCCAAAGGTCAGCCGAACGCCGTCGTCGTCATCTTCCTCTACAGTAGCCACAACAGCCGACAGTTTCCGACCGCTGCTGGATCGGATATCTCCTTACCCACCTCCATCGGCTGGCTTTCGGCCAGAAACCACATCCTATTTCCCGATGCCTTTCGCGATCCCACCGGTTTCGCTGGCATTGATAGCATCCAGCAAGCATATACACGAGCAGCATGAACCAATCGACCTATCGATGAAATCCAAATCGTCCAGTTCGTCCGGATCCCCGCAACGGTTGGGCTCTACATCTCCACTTCTGGCCGAAATTCCCGACTCCGGAGTGCTGTCATCCGTAGAGACGAGCCCCCCAAGACCCGTCCCGCTGGATCTCACCTTCGTACGGACGAAAGCACTTTCCGGGTGA